The genomic segment GCTTCACGTTCCTCTCGCCTTCCTGCGGCTCGCCCCCATTCCGCTTCCACCACTCCGCGATAATGTCAGAATACGGAATGCCTTTGAAGTAAATTTTCGAACACGGATTGTCTTTGGGGTTTATTTTCGAACACGGATTATTCGGATTTGACGGATCATCCGTTCTATCCGTTAGATCCGTGTTCGTTTCTTTCGAGCAACCATTGCGATAATCCTCGTCATACCGCTCCCCCATACTCCTTGTTCTCATACGTAAACAGCTCGTTGTCCAGAAACAACACATCCGTTTCCTTGCAGATAAAGCTCATCCTACTGGCGTCCTTGCAACTCTCGTCCACCTCGACGCCCAGCACTTTTGCCATCTCGTGCTGATTGTCAATCAAGTTGCCCCACTCCTTGCGCGCCTTAAACACAATCTTCAGTCCCTCGCCGCTCGGCGTCACATAGACCAACAAGATAGACCCACCCCCGGCCCCTCCCTGAATGGAGGGGTTAAACAGTTCTGGCAATTCCCTGCGCCATTTCTCATACAACTCACGAGGATTATGGACATGGTCAATATCCATCACCACCAGTCCCGTCAACCTTGTAGCACTCTGTTTGCGCCATCGTCCCAACTTCCCAGTCTTCGATGCGGTCTCATCAAACGTGGCCTGAAAGATAAAGGCCGGCAGTTTTCGTTTAAGTGCGGCTTCATGTGTTTCGCGAAACTTATCAATGTTCTCATTCCATTTTGGCGCCTTCAACAGTGCCCAGAACTGCGCCTCGTCCACCGGCTGTGTTGGATTACTTAAATTCTTCTGATAACAAAACATACTAATTATCCGTTTTATCCGTTAAATCCGTGTTCGTCTCACTAGCAGAACACAATTTCATCCAGCTTCTTTTCTACCATCGCCTGCTTCGCATCCTTCGTGTGTTCCTCCAGCAGTCCCATCACCTCAGCCGCATCATACTCCTTAGGAAAACTGCCAAACACCTTTACGCGCTGTACCGACTCCTTCACCCACCCCCAGGGCAACTTCTTCACCAGTCGGTCCTTCTCGCGCGCCCGCTTGGGGCTCTGTCTGTTGTATGCTTTAAAGGTTAATTTTCCAGAGTCCCCATCAACAAACAGAACCCCCTCTACGCGCTTGCCATTGGTCAAGTTGTTCATCAACTCCATGGCATTCATCACTAATACATACTTTTTCATGGTTTTTCAAATGTGTTTTTAAATAAAAATGCAATATTAATACTTTTTGTTATTTAATGTTATGTCTAAATGGTCATTGTTTTAATTGACGATGCAAAGGTACAACATTGCCGAAGCAAATGCAAGAAAAAAATCCGGTCATTTCCGAACGGTCGGAAATGATCGGAAATGACCGGAAATGATCGGATTTTGTTCGACTTTTATAGCGCCTCGAACGCTGCTTTCATCGTTTCGAAGTCGTTCCCACTGTATGGCTGGTTCTCAGGTTTCGTATAGTCACTGTACGACGACTTCGACTTCAGTTTCTCCTTGCCAAACTCGCCCCTGAACTCCTCCCATGTGGGTCGTCTGATCACGCCAGCATCCATGGCTGCACGCACAGGCATCAACACGTCCTTGGGCTTCGTCTTGCCCTCCATCAGTTGCGCCAGCAGGTGCACCACCTCGTCCACCTTCGCTGCGTTCACCACGGCCGGAGCCAGCGCCTTCTTCGACTTCACGGTCTTCAGCGGTGCCTTGGGTTTCGACATCACGCCATGCCTCTCCAATGCAGCATAGTCGGCTGCCGTCATCGGCCTCATCTCTATGTCCATCTTCCTGCACGCCAGTTCCCTCAGCATCAGCAGCGTCACGATGGCATCCAGCGCCTTGCGAGGCGTGTTCATATAATAGAGGCGCGACAGCACCACGTCGCGCTGCCCCATGTCGCCATACAGTCCGCCAGGCATCCTTCGCAGTTGCTCGTCCAACCGTTTCAGACCCTCCAGCGGCCGTCCCTCGTTGTCCAGCCACCACTGCATCCACAGGCGCTGCATCTCCTCGCTCTCCAGTCGCTCCGTCCACCATTGCGATGTGCGTTCAATCAGGGCCATGCGTCCGCATATCGACGTACGCTGCTCCTTCAGCGGCTCGTTCAGTCGCCTCACCTCCTCGCGTTGGGCGTTCTCCAGTTGCGCAATGAACTGCGTGCGCGCCTCACGCGTCTCCCTGCTCAGGTCGTGACAGCTGCCCTGCATCCACAGGCCCAGATACGTCCTTAGCTCCTCCAGGTCCGCCTCGTCCACGTTGCCCCTCAGCATGTTCTTCAGCATGTAGTACGCCTCCATCTCAGTCAATATCTGCTGGTGGGGCGACAGTCGCATCAGGTCGTCCTTCAGCCACATGCTCCAGTCGATGGTCGACGACTGCAGGGGCAGCATCTCCTTCAGCTCTTCCGCCTCCACACACACCATCAGCCAGCCATGTTCCCTCACGGCCACCTCTTCGATGTGCGCAAACAGGATGGGATCCTCGCTCTGCGCCAGCAGACTCTTTACTTTGTTCACACACTCGTCGGCCACGCGTCCAATCCTCTTTCCCCTCGAAAACGCAATCACGCAGTCAGGGTTATAATGGTTACTTGGGTCAGCCAGCAGCGACACCACAGGTCTCTCACTCTCCAGTTTTCTCAACATCGCGCGTGTCTTCTCGTGCATCTCCTCCGTGTCGGCCATCCTCCTCTCCTCGGCCTCAGGGTTTGCCGCATAATGCACGCCCGATATCCTAAATCTATATTTCATCAGCATTTAGTTAAGTACCACCTCTCAGTTCTCAGTTCTCAGTTCTCAGTTCTGAACTAAACGTTTAACAAACAGTTCCCAAGCCCGATACACAGTATCATAATCTTTCTTGCTTGATTTCATTGATTTCTGTATAAGCAAACTAGTTTCCTGCTTAGTCAGTTCTTTTTCAATGACATCTCTATAGTATGCTTTTTCCTCATCCGTCAATAGTAAAGAAGCATCCATCGCCAACATATAAGCTCCTGAGACAAACGGGTCAGCGTCTTCAACGGCATCGTAGACCTCAGTATAAGCTGGTTCTGTGCAATTTGGCACGTAGTAATTGTCCACAAGATACATCATGTCATCCATATCGTTGTCTTTTTCAAGACCACGGTCAATCCATGCGTCCAGCTTTGTAACAAACAAACCTGCAGTAGTTGGAATCTTGAATTCAATAGCCGCATCATCAACCTTTACGTTTACACACTCTTTCAACACGGATTCAAAGCCTCTTACTGTCATCTCCGGACTCGCCTCTGGTGGCCAGTAAATCTTGGCGCCATCTTCACTCAACTTTCCAAAAGGCACCACGTCAAGTTCAAAATCCTTATAGTAGAATCTTT from the Prevotella sp. E15-22 genome contains:
- a CDS encoding BT4734/BF3469 family protein, with amino-acid sequence MFCYQKNLSNPTQPVDEAQFWALLKAPKWNENIDKFRETHEAALKRKLPAFIFQATFDETASKTGKLGRWRKQSATRLTGLVVMDIDHVHNPRELYEKWRRELPELFNPSIQGGAGGGSILLVYVTPSGEGLKIVFKARKEWGNLIDNQHEMAKVLGVEVDESCKDASRMSFICKETDVLFLDNELFTYENKEYGGAV
- a CDS encoding nucleotidyltransferase — encoded protein: MKDLHIQSNQFVLPQQFETLKKLCQCLGNQDFFVIGAAARDMLSIALDIDLSTRTTRDLDISIAVESWDSFMKIQELLISSGFEKDNVRKQRFYYKDFELDVVPFGKLSEDGAKIYWPPEASPEMTVRGFESVLKECVNVKVDDAAIEFKIPTTAGLFVTKLDAWIDRGLEKDNDMDDMMYLVDNYYVPNCTEPAYTEVYDAVEDADPFVSGAYMLAMDASLLLTDEEKAYYRDVIEKELTKQETSLLIQKSMKSSKKDYDTVYRAWELFVKRLVQN